One window of Solwaraspora sp. WMMA2056 genomic DNA carries:
- a CDS encoding low temperature requirement protein A gives MDDAGPAVRVRPAAPGAKVTRLELFFDLVFVFAFIHLNTLTVDQLDSSSLTAITFLLAALWLVWSRFAVLGNNLRADQGVMPIVGFVIMTAIFISVTILPDTSAEDSPPPPPDRVPLSVPGEFVFPACFCLIWVLEILALRYAARGYPRLRQIWLRSAPALALSTVLLVLGAIAPPRFEGNAQVTVFVGLWVAAIAVAYLAVLRPSALTIVSAGHWAERHAQIILIALGETVISIGIGADLTAGTPLTLHLIGAVVLGIALICALWWTYFDARSIAAEQVLHRTQGIARIRLARDAYTLLHFPMVLGIILLSLGVKQVLTHISGVASGEQTEVLDPAHLHVLYGGVLIYLVALLAFQARTIRTVRPVSVVPVLLLGALLPVAEHLPPLAALAALSLVTVTATAVENRHTRGERQQLREARLAEQQALESEETDWRRRHL, from the coding sequence GTGGACGATGCGGGCCCGGCGGTACGCGTACGGCCGGCGGCGCCCGGCGCCAAGGTCACCCGGCTCGAGCTCTTCTTCGACCTGGTCTTCGTCTTCGCCTTCATCCACCTCAACACGCTCACCGTCGACCAACTCGACAGCTCCAGCCTGACCGCGATCACCTTCCTGCTCGCCGCCCTCTGGCTGGTCTGGTCGCGGTTCGCCGTACTCGGCAACAACCTACGGGCCGACCAGGGCGTCATGCCGATCGTCGGCTTCGTGATCATGACAGCGATCTTCATCTCCGTCACGATCCTGCCCGACACCAGCGCCGAGGATTCCCCGCCGCCACCCCCGGACCGGGTTCCGCTGTCCGTACCCGGGGAATTCGTCTTCCCGGCCTGCTTCTGCCTCATCTGGGTGCTGGAGATCCTTGCCCTGCGGTACGCGGCCCGCGGCTACCCCCGACTGCGCCAGATCTGGCTGCGCAGCGCCCCGGCCCTGGCGCTGAGCACCGTACTGCTCGTCCTCGGCGCGATCGCGCCACCGCGGTTCGAGGGCAACGCCCAGGTGACCGTCTTCGTCGGGCTCTGGGTGGCCGCGATCGCCGTCGCCTACCTGGCGGTCCTGCGTCCCAGTGCCCTGACCATCGTGTCCGCCGGGCACTGGGCCGAACGCCACGCCCAGATCATCCTGATCGCCCTCGGCGAGACGGTCATCTCGATCGGCATCGGTGCCGACCTGACCGCCGGTACGCCGCTGACCCTGCACCTGATCGGTGCCGTCGTGCTCGGCATCGCGCTGATCTGCGCCCTGTGGTGGACCTACTTCGACGCCCGGTCGATCGCCGCCGAACAGGTCCTGCACCGCACCCAGGGCATCGCCCGGATCCGGCTGGCCCGCGACGCGTACACCCTGCTGCACTTCCCGATGGTGCTCGGCATCATCCTGCTCTCCCTCGGCGTCAAGCAGGTGCTCACCCACATCTCCGGCGTCGCCAGCGGCGAGCAGACCGAGGTGCTCGACCCGGCCCATCTGCACGTGCTCTACGGCGGTGTGCTGATCTACCTGGTTGCCCTGTTGGCTTTCCAGGCCCGCACGATCCGCACGGTACGGCCGGTCTCCGTCGTCCCGGTCCTGCTCCTCGGCGCCCTGCTGCCGGTCGCCGAGCACCTCCCGCCGCTCGCCGCGCTCGCCGCGCTCAGCCTGGTCACGGTCACCGCCACGGCTGTCGAGAACCGGCACACCAGAGGCGAGCGGCAGCAGTTGCGCGAGGCCCGGCTCGCCGAGCAGCAGGCGTTGGAGAGCGAGGAGACCGACTGGCGCCGCCGCCACCTGTGA
- a CDS encoding SpoIIE family protein phosphatase, with translation MTPVAGSPAGRHPDRQRRLRTSLLIAAAVAVGYALGSGCSWLLFHASAVGAVFFPPAGVTFGALVLAHRRHWPWILAAAGATELGIDLWQGLDPLTAAGFVVTNVAEPLVGATLLRQLRPQRIDLTRYRDALAFLLCGVVAGPLVGAVIGASTSALAMRSSWWEALGQFWAGDGLAVLTLGAALVGLDSLRGRLLAGQLTRGGATLAATGALTTIGFWPREVPLAYLPVPVLLAVGFRGRVATVGAAGFVMAFTANLLSAAGHGPWSGLAGQPRLEAASLQVYLAVVVLGAWALAIAVAERDRAQAESRREVAARRRLQTLQDVTAGLATAATSDQMVRVLVDRGVGLVADHGAVAIVDAAGAQLRTWTTSAVPEQLAVRFSELPLTEAGRLPVVDAVRTGQPIRLPNLAAVTARYPAVAQTQAQTGTRSLLVVPVRVGDRCLGALAFSFHRDDAITPEIASIAQTLAELAGQAVDRAERYEAEHAAAHQLQRALLPQISTDLPGVTAAVCYRPAERGRDVGGDWYDVFELPGNRVGIAVGDVVGHGLASAITMGRLQQSLRSVAQTGATPVEVLEALDLACHTIDGADFATVGYAEYSPTDRLLTYACAGHLPPLLVADGVGRYLTEARSLPLRLTSQARTQAQLTVPEPAMLVWYSDGLVERRDQVIDAGLDRLRRAAAGLSGTEPQIWCDRLIEAMADDRVIVDDTVVACVRLGGLPGDAANAPVLRLTLTSPADLSTARRALRDWSAGHELSPDQVDALLATCNEALINSLEHAYHGRATGPVALQVMLLDRRQVRIEVTDRGHWRGHSYNGSERGRGLDLINRMARRLVLDLSGGGTRVTITLPGR, from the coding sequence ATGACACCAGTCGCCGGCTCCCCGGCCGGCCGACACCCCGATCGCCAGCGGCGACTGCGTACGTCCCTGCTGATCGCGGCGGCGGTCGCGGTCGGGTACGCCCTCGGCTCCGGCTGCTCCTGGTTGTTGTTCCACGCCTCGGCGGTCGGCGCGGTCTTCTTCCCACCGGCCGGGGTGACTTTCGGCGCGCTGGTGCTGGCCCACCGGCGGCACTGGCCGTGGATCCTCGCTGCGGCCGGCGCCACCGAGCTCGGCATCGATCTGTGGCAAGGGCTCGATCCGCTGACCGCCGCCGGTTTCGTGGTCACCAATGTGGCCGAGCCGCTGGTCGGTGCCACTCTGCTCCGGCAGCTACGCCCCCAACGGATCGACCTGACCCGCTACCGCGACGCGCTGGCGTTCCTGCTCTGCGGGGTCGTCGCCGGCCCGCTGGTCGGCGCCGTGATCGGGGCCAGCACCAGCGCGCTGGCCATGCGATCCAGCTGGTGGGAGGCGCTCGGCCAGTTCTGGGCCGGCGACGGCCTGGCCGTGCTCACCCTCGGTGCCGCGCTGGTCGGCCTCGACTCGCTGCGCGGCCGGCTACTCGCCGGGCAGTTGACGCGCGGCGGGGCGACGCTCGCCGCGACCGGCGCGCTGACCACGATCGGCTTCTGGCCCCGGGAGGTGCCACTGGCGTACCTGCCGGTGCCGGTCCTGCTGGCGGTCGGCTTCCGGGGCCGGGTGGCGACGGTGGGCGCGGCGGGGTTCGTCATGGCGTTCACCGCCAATCTGCTCAGCGCCGCTGGACACGGACCGTGGTCGGGGCTGGCCGGCCAGCCCCGGTTGGAGGCGGCCTCGCTCCAGGTCTACCTCGCCGTGGTGGTCCTCGGCGCCTGGGCGCTGGCGATCGCTGTCGCCGAACGGGACCGGGCCCAGGCCGAGTCCCGCCGTGAGGTGGCGGCCCGCCGCCGCCTGCAGACCCTGCAGGACGTCACTGCCGGCCTGGCCACCGCCGCCACGTCGGACCAGATGGTCAGGGTCCTCGTCGACCGGGGCGTCGGTCTGGTCGCCGATCACGGCGCGGTGGCGATCGTCGACGCCGCCGGGGCGCAACTGCGGACCTGGACGACCAGCGCCGTGCCGGAGCAGCTCGCCGTACGCTTCTCCGAGCTGCCGTTGACCGAGGCCGGTCGGCTGCCCGTCGTCGACGCGGTCCGCACCGGCCAGCCGATCCGGCTGCCGAACCTAGCCGCCGTCACCGCCCGCTACCCGGCGGTGGCGCAGACCCAGGCGCAGACCGGCACCCGCAGTCTGCTGGTGGTGCCGGTCCGGGTCGGTGACCGGTGCCTCGGCGCGTTGGCGTTCAGCTTCCACCGCGACGACGCGATCACCCCGGAGATCGCCTCGATCGCCCAGACCCTCGCCGAACTCGCCGGCCAGGCGGTCGACCGGGCCGAACGGTACGAGGCCGAGCACGCCGCCGCACACCAGCTGCAGCGGGCCCTGCTGCCGCAGATCTCCACCGACCTGCCGGGGGTCACCGCAGCGGTCTGCTACCGGCCCGCCGAACGCGGCCGCGACGTCGGCGGCGACTGGTACGACGTGTTCGAGCTGCCCGGCAACCGGGTGGGGATCGCCGTCGGCGACGTCGTCGGCCACGGTCTGGCCTCGGCGATCACCATGGGGCGGCTGCAGCAGTCGCTGCGGTCGGTGGCACAGACCGGGGCCACCCCGGTCGAGGTCCTCGAAGCGCTGGACCTCGCCTGCCACACGATCGACGGTGCCGACTTCGCCACGGTCGGGTACGCCGAGTACAGCCCGACCGACCGGCTGCTCACCTATGCCTGCGCCGGGCATCTGCCGCCGCTGCTGGTCGCCGACGGTGTCGGCCGGTACCTGACCGAGGCCCGTTCCCTGCCGCTGCGGCTGACTTCCCAGGCACGCACCCAGGCACAGCTCACGGTGCCCGAGCCGGCGATGCTGGTCTGGTACTCCGACGGGCTGGTCGAGCGCCGCGACCAGGTGATCGACGCCGGACTGGACCGGCTGCGGCGGGCCGCAGCCGGCCTGTCCGGCACCGAGCCGCAGATCTGGTGCGACCGGCTGATCGAGGCGATGGCCGACGACCGGGTGATCGTCGACGACACCGTGGTGGCCTGTGTCCGTCTCGGCGGCCTGCCGGGTGACGCGGCGAACGCGCCGGTGCTGCGCCTGACTCTGACCTCCCCGGCCGACCTGTCGACGGCCCGGCGGGCCCTGCGGGACTGGTCCGCCGGGCACGAACTCTCCCCGGACCAGGTGGACGCGCTGCTGGCCACCTGCAACGAGGCGTTGATCAACTCGTTGGAGCACGCCTACCACGGCCGGGCGACCGGGCCGGTCGCGCTGCAGGTGATGCTGCTCGACCGGCGCCAGGTCCGGATCGAGGTGACCGACCGCGGCCACTGGCGGGGGCACTCGTACAACGGC